One window of Desulfovibrio subterraneus genomic DNA carries:
- a CDS encoding HAD family hydrolase: MLRIDIPGRGPLTLSTLILDYNGTLAKDGALLEGVAERLQALGPLLHIIVLTADTHGTVARNVQGLPVEVVVIGAAKPDSVKENEDEAKLRVLTGQGCDTCAAFGNGRNDNLMLGKAALSVAVLGDEGLSTAALGAAQVVVKDIRDGLDLLLKTDRLRATLRF; the protein is encoded by the coding sequence ATGCTGCGAATAGATATTCCGGGAAGAGGCCCGCTCACCCTCTCCACCCTCATACTGGACTACAACGGCACGCTGGCAAAAGACGGTGCACTGCTGGAAGGCGTTGCCGAACGCCTGCAGGCACTCGGGCCATTGCTGCACATCATTGTGCTCACGGCAGATACCCACGGCACCGTTGCCCGCAATGTGCAGGGGCTGCCCGTTGAGGTGGTGGTTATCGGCGCAGCAAAGCCCGATTCCGTGAAGGAAAACGAAGATGAAGCCAAGCTGCGCGTGCTGACAGGCCAAGGGTGCGATACATGCGCCGCCTTCGGTAACGGCAGGAACGACAACCTCATGCTGGGCAAGGCTGCGCTCTCTGTGGCTGTGCTCGGAGACGAGGGCCTTTCCACGGCAGCACTGGGCGCGGCGCAGGTTGTTGTGAAGGATATCCGCGACGGATTGGATCTTCTGCTGAAAACGGACAGGCTGCGGGCCACCCTGCGGTTCTGA
- a CDS encoding phosphate ABC transporter ATP-binding protein, producing MMTDTMHTKHDSVATASPDMTSGTACSAECGSLSGDSALPQSVAARLCDLNVFFGKRQVLNGISFEAHNHAVTVLIGRSGSGKSTLLRTFNRLNECFAGCRTSGHAQVLLEGTLTDIHTSFPEPATLRTRVGMVFQTPDVLPVSIRRNMTLPLQHALSLTPPVVAVRVERALRDAGLWDEVYDRLDAPAETLSGGQQQRLCLARSLAMRPAMLLLDEPTASLDNVSSRTIEALLGQLKDRYPVIMVSHSLGQALRLADRLVLMGSGRILRCWDRQNGLPDMETLELMLEETACCE from the coding sequence ATGATGACTGATACAATGCACACAAAACACGACAGCGTGGCAACGGCCTCACCCGATATGACATCAGGCACCGCATGCAGCGCAGAGTGCGGCTCTCTTTCCGGTGACAGCGCGCTGCCGCAGTCCGTGGCCGCCCGCCTCTGCGACCTGAACGTATTTTTCGGCAAACGGCAGGTGCTGAACGGCATCTCTTTTGAAGCGCACAACCATGCCGTGACCGTGCTCATAGGCCGCTCGGGGTCAGGCAAATCCACCCTGCTGCGCACCTTCAACCGGCTGAACGAATGCTTTGCAGGATGCAGAACATCCGGACATGCACAGGTACTGCTTGAAGGTACGCTTACCGACATCCATACCAGCTTCCCCGAACCTGCCACACTGCGCACCCGTGTGGGCATGGTATTCCAGACGCCGGACGTACTGCCCGTTTCCATCCGCCGCAACATGACCCTGCCCCTGCAGCATGCTCTCAGCCTCACGCCGCCTGTCGTTGCCGTGCGCGTGGAACGGGCGCTGCGTGATGCGGGCCTGTGGGACGAGGTGTACGACAGGCTGGATGCCCCGGCGGAAACACTCTCCGGCGGCCAGCAACAACGCCTCTGCCTTGCGCGGTCTCTGGCCATGCGCCCCGCCATGCTGCTGCTCGACGAGCCAACGGCATCGCTGGACAACGTCTCGTCCAGAACCATAGAAGCTCTGCTGGGGCAACTGAAAGACAGATATCCCGTCATCATGGTTTCCCACAGCCTCGGACAGGCACTGCGTCTTGCGGACAGGCTTGTCCTTATGGGGAGCGGCCGCATTCTCCGCTGCTGGGACAGACAGAACGGCCTGCCCGACATGGAAACACTGGAACTCATGCTGGAGGAAACCGCATGCTGCGAATAG
- a CDS encoding ABC transporter permease subunit, whose protein sequence is MSRPATYFVRTAVWGAALIVPLALAALTGVLVTRGAGALDANLFFGGVPALQAMTGRIPVWDGIWPACAGTLSLLGLTMLLALGPGIGCGIYLATSTASRTKAVLGFAVDLLAGIPSIVMGLFGFTMLLMLRRTIAPNAGASLLLAACCLALLVLPVLVSTTRAALESLPRQLHLTGAAMGLGKWQTLRHILLPSSARGILGGILLAAGRAAEDTAVIMLTGAVANAGLPAGIFSRFEALPFTIFYRSSQYRDALELEQGFATTLVLLVLSLSLLAGASKLQRTLEQRWQGIRDDD, encoded by the coding sequence ATGAGCAGACCTGCAACCTATTTCGTACGCACGGCAGTATGGGGAGCCGCACTCATAGTCCCCCTTGCTCTGGCCGCGCTGACCGGCGTGCTGGTCACCCGTGGTGCCGGAGCACTTGATGCAAATCTTTTCTTCGGCGGCGTTCCTGCCCTGCAGGCCATGACCGGCCGCATTCCCGTATGGGACGGCATATGGCCCGCATGCGCCGGAACCCTGTCGCTTCTCGGCCTCACCATGCTGCTTGCGCTGGGGCCGGGCATCGGTTGCGGCATCTACCTTGCCACCAGCACTGCATCGCGCACCAAAGCCGTGCTGGGATTCGCCGTGGACCTTCTGGCAGGCATTCCTTCCATCGTCATGGGGCTTTTCGGCTTTACCATGCTGCTCATGCTGCGCCGCACTATAGCCCCGAACGCGGGGGCATCACTGCTGCTGGCCGCCTGCTGTCTTGCCCTGCTGGTGCTGCCTGTTCTTGTTTCCACCACCCGGGCGGCGCTGGAATCACTGCCCCGACAGCTTCATCTTACCGGTGCTGCCATGGGGCTCGGCAAATGGCAGACCCTGCGACATATCTTGCTCCCATCCTCTGCACGGGGCATACTCGGCGGCATATTGCTCGCCGCAGGCCGCGCCGCAGAGGACACCGCCGTCATCATGCTGACCGGTGCGGTGGCAAACGCAGGCCTGCCCGCAGGCATTTTCTCGCGGTTCGAGGCACTCCCCTTCACCATCTTCTACCGCTCCTCGCAGTACCGTGATGCGCTGGAGCTTGAACAGGGCTTCGCCACCACGCTGGTACTGCTCGTGCTCTCGCTTTCCCTGCTTGCGGGAGCCTCAAAGCTGCAGCGGACTCTGGAACAACGCTGGCAGGGAATCCGTGATGATGACTGA
- a CDS encoding PstC family ABC transporter permease: MRFDRNRIADVTFGASALVTGLAVAAIFGFLFLFALPVFTGGQGLSILSGVWNPGRGQFGILPMLAASLCVALSALALGWPLALGLCCGIRGFLPRPVGRLLLMLLRGMTAFPTVVYGFAAIFLLVPIMREGLGRGSGLSWATAGLVLSLVILPTMALVMDAGMRQTERRLRLTGAALGFTREQTLTHLVLPACRKNLLAAAALGFGRAIGDTLIPLMLAGNAPQWPSAAWDSIRTLTAHIGLVLATDSNSAAYGSVFVAGCLLLLVNVTVQLCLRSLLRTGETA, translated from the coding sequence ATGCGATTCGACAGAAACCGGATAGCGGATGTAACGTTTGGTGCCAGCGCCCTTGTGACAGGGCTTGCCGTGGCGGCCATATTCGGTTTTCTGTTCCTTTTTGCCCTGCCCGTCTTCACAGGCGGGCAGGGTCTTTCCATTCTCAGCGGCGTGTGGAACCCCGGCCGCGGGCAGTTCGGCATTCTGCCCATGCTGGCGGCCTCGCTGTGCGTGGCGCTTTCCGCCCTTGCGCTGGGCTGGCCGCTGGCACTGGGCCTGTGCTGCGGCATACGCGGCTTTCTGCCCCGCCCCGTGGGCCGCTTGCTGCTCATGCTGCTGCGCGGCATGACCGCCTTTCCCACCGTGGTATACGGCTTTGCAGCCATATTCCTGCTGGTGCCTATCATGCGCGAAGGGCTCGGGCGCGGCTCGGGACTCAGCTGGGCAACGGCCGGTCTTGTACTCTCCCTTGTCATTCTGCCCACCATGGCGCTTGTCATGGATGCGGGCATGCGGCAGACGGAGCGCCGCCTGCGGCTGACCGGAGCCGCTCTCGGCTTTACCCGCGAGCAGACGCTCACGCACCTCGTGCTGCCCGCCTGCCGCAAGAACCTGCTTGCCGCTGCGGCACTGGGATTCGGGCGGGCCATCGGCGACACGCTCATCCCGCTTATGCTTGCGGGCAACGCCCCCCAGTGGCCTTCCGCCGCATGGGACAGCATCCGCACCCTTACGGCCCACATCGGCCTCGTGCTCGCCACAGACAGCAACAGCGCGGCATACGGTTCGGTCTTCGTTGCCGGCTGCCTGCTGCTGCTCGTCAACGTGACGGTGCAACTGTGCCTGCGCTCCCTTCTGCGTACCGGAGAAACAGCATGA
- a CDS encoding phosphate ABC transporter substrate-binding protein: MFRGLRVLMIVCLTMAMTLSVSLASAAPLDAFKGKQGTVDIAGGTAHIPVMKEAAKRIMTVNPDIRISIAGGGSGVGVQQVGEGLVQIGNTGRALSSDEVAKYGLVSFAFAIDGVAVVINPANGVNALTAAQVKDIYAGKITNWKELGGEDRAISLYTRDEASGTREVFAKKLLAKGDVAPSANVVPSNGAMKTAVAQDPGAIGYVGIGHIDSTVKAPTMDGMTPSQENAANGTYTITRKLYMNTKGEPAGVVKDFIDYVFTPEGAEIIRASGYIPVAK; encoded by the coding sequence ATGTTTCGTGGTTTGCGCGTCCTTATGATTGTGTGCCTGACTATGGCCATGACCCTTTCCGTCTCCCTTGCCTCAGCGGCACCGCTCGACGCCTTCAAGGGCAAGCAGGGAACCGTTGATATTGCAGGCGGCACCGCCCACATTCCGGTAATGAAAGAAGCTGCAAAGCGCATCATGACCGTTAACCCAGACATCCGCATCAGCATTGCGGGCGGCGGTTCCGGTGTGGGCGTGCAGCAGGTGGGCGAAGGTCTGGTGCAGATCGGCAACACCGGTCGTGCTCTTTCTTCCGACGAAGTTGCCAAGTACGGCCTTGTGAGCTTTGCCTTTGCCATTGACGGCGTGGCCGTGGTCATCAACCCCGCCAACGGCGTCAACGCCCTGACCGCCGCACAGGTGAAGGACATTTACGCAGGCAAGATCACCAACTGGAAGGAACTGGGCGGCGAAGACCGTGCCATCAGCCTGTACACCCGCGACGAAGCCAGCGGCACCCGCGAAGTGTTCGCCAAGAAGCTGCTCGCCAAGGGTGACGTTGCTCCTTCCGCCAACGTGGTGCCCTCCAACGGTGCCATGAAGACTGCCGTGGCGCAGGACCCCGGTGCCATCGGCTACGTGGGCATCGGCCATATCGACAGCACCGTGAAGGCGCCCACCATGGACGGCATGACTCCCTCGCAGGAAAACGCCGCCAACGGCACCTACACCATCACCCGCAAGCTTTACATGAACACCAAGGGCGAGCCTGCCGGTGTAGTGAAAGACTTCATCGACTACGTGTTCACCCCCGAAGGTGCAGAGATCATCCGCGCCAGCGGCTATATTCCCGTAGCGAAGTAA
- a CDS encoding META domain-containing protein: protein MKHLPLILPLTLLLFCASILPVTGAHAKSPARQTSAKAIMGTTWMWSSTTTPMETIEAEVPARYTIALEDGRVSARFDCNRGGGTYKLSDGTLSFGMMMSTMMMCAPDSQDLVFKRDLQFVTTFYVEDGVLYLGLDDGAGTMEFRPAP, encoded by the coding sequence ATGAAACATCTGCCCCTTATTCTGCCCCTTACTCTGCTTCTGTTCTGCGCGAGTATCCTGCCCGTAACGGGTGCGCATGCAAAAAGCCCTGCGCGTCAGACCTCTGCCAAGGCCATTATGGGAACGACATGGATGTGGTCTTCAACCACCACGCCCATGGAAACCATCGAGGCGGAAGTGCCTGCGCGATACACCATAGCGTTGGAAGACGGACGTGTTTCCGCCCGTTTCGACTGCAACCGAGGTGGCGGAACCTACAAACTTTCGGACGGCACACTGTCGTTCGGCATGATGATGTCGACCATGATGATGTGCGCGCCGGATTCGCAGGATTTGGTTTTCAAGCGCGATCTGCAGTTTGTCACGACCTTCTATGTGGAGGATGGCGTTCTGTACCTGGGCCTTGATGACGGCGCCGGAACCATGGAGTTTCGACCCGCCCCGTAA
- a CDS encoding glycerophosphodiester phosphodiesterase has product MRLSLDTDKPLIWGHRGCRSLAPENTIVSLETAHAKGADGWELDVVLTKDGIPVLLHDLNLLRTTDAAGHAFFRNNPPALPWRFTLEELSVLNAGIFPRRRCGRKDSGTDTSFGVQPVPTLKQALQRSAELGMLVNIEIKDVSKAMPEQLANTIVRKTLEVVFELKMEEAVIISSFNPDYVAESKRHAEQVLTGLLTPHAFTGNAVEAVRALGADAWHPGHKRLTQAAIAAVRNAGLAVNPYTVNEPARMRQLMEWGVTGIVTDNPQDVPQSE; this is encoded by the coding sequence GTGCGTCTTTCTCTGGATACCGACAAACCGTTGATTTGGGGACACCGCGGCTGCCGCTCGCTGGCTCCCGAAAACACCATTGTTTCGCTGGAAACGGCACATGCCAAGGGCGCAGACGGCTGGGAGCTGGATGTTGTGCTCACCAAGGACGGCATTCCCGTGCTGCTGCACGACCTGAACCTGCTGCGCACCACCGATGCGGCGGGCCACGCGTTCTTCCGCAACAATCCGCCCGCGCTGCCGTGGCGGTTCACCCTTGAGGAACTGAGCGTGCTGAATGCGGGCATTTTCCCGCGCCGCCGCTGTGGCCGCAAGGATTCCGGAACGGACACCTCGTTCGGGGTGCAGCCCGTTCCTACACTGAAACAGGCTCTGCAGCGTTCCGCAGAGCTTGGCATGCTGGTGAACATTGAGATCAAGGATGTCTCCAAAGCCATGCCCGAGCAGCTTGCAAACACCATTGTCCGCAAAACGCTGGAAGTGGTTTTTGAACTGAAGATGGAGGAAGCGGTCATCATCTCTTCCTTCAATCCCGACTACGTTGCAGAGAGCAAGCGGCACGCCGAGCAGGTACTCACCGGCCTGCTCACCCCGCACGCCTTTACGGGCAATGCGGTTGAAGCCGTGCGGGCCCTTGGTGCCGATGCATGGCACCCCGGGCACAAACGCCTGACACAGGCAGCCATCGCTGCCGTCCGCAATGCCGGACTTGCGGTTAATCCGTACACGGTCAATGAGCCTGCCCGCATGCGGCAGCTCATGGAATGGGGTGTTACGGGCATTGTTACCGACAATCCGCAGGATGTGCCGCAGAGCGAATGA
- a CDS encoding amino acid ABC transporter ATP-binding protein — MHTQTYTATHLGDAPVVIDIKGLNKWYGQFHVLKDINMQVRKQEKVVICGPSGSGKSTLIRTINRLEEHQEGVITVEGTPLTNDVRHIERIRREVGMVFQQFNLFPHLTILENVTAGPIHVRKMPRKEAEAIAYTYLERVGIGEQARKFPGQLSGGQQQRVAIARALAMQPKVMLFDEPTSALDPEMIKEVLDVMRELADQGMTMICVTHEMGFAREVADTMVFMDKGQIVEYATAEEFFTAPREERCRMFLDQILNH; from the coding sequence ATGCACACCCAGACATATACGGCCACCCACCTCGGGGATGCTCCCGTGGTCATAGACATAAAGGGCCTGAACAAGTGGTACGGGCAGTTCCACGTGCTCAAGGACATCAACATGCAGGTCCGTAAGCAGGAAAAGGTGGTTATCTGCGGTCCTTCGGGCTCGGGCAAATCCACGCTCATCCGCACCATCAACCGGCTTGAGGAACATCAGGAAGGCGTGATCACCGTTGAAGGCACCCCGCTCACCAACGACGTGCGCCACATCGAGCGCATCCGCCGCGAAGTGGGCATGGTGTTCCAGCAGTTCAATCTGTTCCCGCACCTGACCATTCTGGAAAACGTGACCGCAGGCCCCATCCATGTCCGCAAGATGCCGAGAAAAGAGGCGGAGGCCATTGCCTACACCTACCTTGAACGCGTGGGCATAGGCGAGCAGGCACGCAAGTTCCCGGGGCAGCTTTCCGGGGGGCAGCAGCAGCGTGTGGCCATTGCCCGCGCCCTGGCCATGCAGCCCAAGGTAATGCTTTTTGACGAGCCCACCTCGGCCCTTGACCCCGAAATGATCAAGGAAGTGCTGGATGTCATGCGCGAACTTGCCGATCAGGGCATGACCATGATCTGTGTGACGCATGAAATGGGCTTTGCCCGTGAAGTGGCGGACACCATGGTCTTCATGGACAAGGGACAGATCGTGGAATACGCCACGGCAGAAGAATTCTTCACCGCTCCGAGGGAAGAACGCTGCCGCATGTTCCTCGACCAGATTCTGAATCATTAA
- a CDS encoding amino acid ABC transporter permease: MVHDIPDRLPPAATVGVWGWVRANLLCPWYNALLTAGSLYLIWRAVVPFWNWAVVNASISLDPAVAKQHSGAAWGFLREMWPVFITGIYPAEERWRPLLALCLVLVMVGLTLLRPLRRATWLRAAWLATPLLVFAVIRGGGFTGLPAVGTHYWGGLMLTILLASVAMIAAFPISILLALGRTSNMPIARPFCVAYIELIRGVPLITILFMASVVLPLFLPSNMELDKLLRAMVGITMFFSAYLAENIRGGLQGLSRGQYEAADALGMSYWQKIRVVILPQALRIVIPPMVNNFIGILKDTSLVGIVGLVDLLQIAFATTSNPKWFGRLEEAYVFIAFWYWVLCFGLSSYSQHLERKIPSAGK; encoded by the coding sequence ATGGTACACGATATTCCTGACAGACTTCCGCCTGCGGCAACCGTGGGCGTGTGGGGATGGGTTCGGGCCAACCTGCTCTGCCCGTGGTACAACGCCCTGCTCACGGCAGGTTCGCTCTATCTGATTTGGCGGGCAGTGGTCCCCTTCTGGAACTGGGCTGTGGTCAATGCCAGCATCTCGCTTGATCCTGCGGTCGCCAAGCAGCACTCCGGTGCGGCATGGGGCTTTCTGCGCGAGATGTGGCCCGTGTTCATAACCGGCATCTATCCGGCGGAAGAACGCTGGCGGCCTCTACTGGCCCTGTGTCTCGTCCTTGTCATGGTCGGGCTTACCCTGCTGCGCCCGCTCAGACGCGCCACATGGCTGCGGGCCGCATGGCTGGCAACACCCCTTCTCGTATTCGCCGTCATCAGGGGCGGCGGGTTCACCGGCCTGCCTGCGGTGGGTACCCATTACTGGGGCGGCCTGATGCTCACCATTCTGCTGGCCTCGGTCGCCATGATTGCCGCCTTTCCCATCAGCATTCTGCTGGCGCTGGGCCGCACATCGAACATGCCCATCGCCCGCCCCTTCTGCGTGGCTTACATAGAGCTTATCCGCGGGGTGCCGCTGATCACCATCCTGTTCATGGCCTCGGTGGTGCTGCCGCTGTTCCTGCCTTCCAACATGGAACTCGACAAGCTGCTGCGCGCCATGGTGGGCATCACCATGTTCTTCTCTGCCTACCTTGCAGAGAACATACGCGGCGGCCTGCAGGGCCTTTCTCGCGGGCAGTATGAAGCGGCAGACGCGCTGGGCATGAGCTACTGGCAGAAGATCCGCGTGGTCATTCTGCCGCAGGCGCTGCGCATCGTCATTCCGCCCATGGTGAACAACTTCATCGGCATTCTGAAGGATACCTCGCTCGTGGGCATAGTGGGTCTTGTGGACCTGCTGCAGATCGCCTTTGCCACTACCTCCAACCCCAAGTGGTTCGGCAGGCTGGAAGAGGCGTATGTCTTTATCGCCTTCTGGTACTGGGTGCTCTGCTTCGGGCTCTCCAGCTACAGCCAGCACCTTGAACGCAAGATTCCCTCCGCCGGAAAATAG
- a CDS encoding amino acid ABC transporter permease, with translation MTEHSAPPRVPFWRSPTGRAWAFQAVMLGSFLWLAVSMYRNTLENLKTRGIGSGFGFLHSEAGFRIGEATGIPLPQGGFLYFLISLAVGLFLSRILARHLKARNEAPLDTGWFGLCLLLSIGLPAATLYIFRDSVEIAHYTESSSYIMALATGLANTLKVAVIGCVASTFLGLFIALGRLSPNWLLSRLCRWYVELNRNLPVLMQLFFWYFVVFQELPGVKQSIDLGGWIILNKRGLFLPGLVPQQGAWLFVAALITALCGCWLVLRRAKRMRDETGEPGKRLVPCLLLMLGLPSLAWLAGGTPFLLDFPVLKGFNYSGGMGLTPEFTALVVGLTVYVSAFNAEIIRSGIEAVSRGQREAARALAMNERQVMRIVILPQAMRVIVPPMTSEYLAIAKNSSLAVAIGYPEFVSVGGTILNQSGQAVEIVGIWMGVYLCISLCISFAMNMYNARIALVER, from the coding sequence ATGACTGAACACTCCGCCCCCCCGCGCGTACCATTCTGGCGCAGTCCCACAGGCAGAGCATGGGCTTTTCAGGCGGTCATGCTCGGCAGTTTTCTCTGGCTTGCCGTCAGCATGTACCGGAACACACTGGAAAACCTCAAAACGCGCGGCATAGGTTCGGGCTTCGGCTTTCTGCATTCCGAAGCCGGATTCCGCATAGGTGAGGCAACAGGCATTCCCCTGCCCCAAGGCGGCTTTCTGTATTTTCTCATAAGCCTCGCTGTCGGCCTGTTTCTTTCGCGCATACTTGCCCGCCACCTGAAGGCCCGCAACGAGGCACCGCTGGACACCGGATGGTTCGGCCTGTGCCTGCTGCTGAGCATCGGCCTGCCCGCCGCAACGCTCTATATCTTCCGCGACAGTGTGGAAATCGCTCACTACACGGAATCTTCCAGCTACATCATGGCGCTGGCAACCGGCCTTGCCAACACGCTGAAGGTGGCCGTGATAGGCTGTGTGGCTTCCACCTTTCTGGGGCTTTTCATCGCCCTTGGCAGACTGTCACCCAACTGGCTGCTCAGCCGCCTCTGCCGCTGGTATGTGGAACTCAACCGCAACCTGCCCGTGCTGATGCAGCTGTTCTTCTGGTATTTCGTGGTGTTTCAGGAGCTGCCCGGGGTCAAGCAGTCCATTGATCTTGGCGGGTGGATCATTCTGAACAAGCGCGGCCTGTTTCTACCCGGCCTTGTGCCCCAGCAGGGAGCATGGCTCTTCGTCGCCGCCCTCATCACCGCCCTGTGCGGATGCTGGCTGGTGCTGCGGCGCGCAAAGCGCATGCGCGATGAAACGGGCGAACCCGGCAAACGCCTTGTACCCTGCCTGCTGCTCATGCTCGGCCTGCCCTCGCTGGCATGGCTGGCAGGCGGAACGCCCTTTCTTCTGGATTTCCCTGTGCTCAAGGGCTTCAACTACTCTGGCGGCATGGGGCTCACCCCTGAATTCACGGCGCTGGTGGTGGGACTTACCGTCTACGTTTCCGCCTTCAACGCCGAGATCATCCGCTCCGGCATAGAGGCCGTATCCCGCGGCCAGCGGGAAGCCGCACGCGCCCTTGCCATGAACGAGCGGCAGGTCATGCGCATTGTCATTCTGCCGCAGGCCATGCGCGTTATCGTGCCCCCCATGACAAGTGAATACCTTGCCATCGCCAAGAACAGTTCGCTTGCCGTTGCCATAGGCTATCCGGAATTCGTGAGCGTGGGCGGCACCATTCTCAACCAGTCCGGTCAGGCGGTGGAAATCGTCGGGATATGGATGGGTGTTTACCTGTGCATTTCCCTGTGCATTTCGTTTGCCATGAACATGTACAATGCCCGCATAGCGCTGGTGGAGAGGTAG
- a CDS encoding amino acid ABC transporter substrate-binding protein: MRSILVALAAAGVLFASSAAQAGTLQDVQANGFLKCGTHIENPGFSALDSNGQRFGFDVDFCRAVGAAVNTPEIKYTPLTSKERLPALQSGEIDLLSRTTTYTMSRDANLGLDFTNITLYDGQGMMVRKSSGIKSAKELDGATICLQTGSTTELNISDYFRKNGMSFTPVVFDKQPDVRAAYDAGRCDVHTTDVSGLAAQRSLMQNPDDHVILPELISKEPLGPVVRHGDNQWADVVRWTVWLTMAAEEFGITADNVEKIYAESTDPEVQRMLGKTGTLWQDLGLDQGAPVRVLKTVGNYGQIFDRNLGANTPLRLERGPNEQWNKGGLIYVPPFR, from the coding sequence ATGCGTTCTATTCTGGTTGCCCTTGCTGCGGCTGGCGTTCTGTTCGCCTCTTCCGCAGCGCAGGCCGGTACGCTGCAGGACGTGCAGGCGAACGGCTTTCTGAAATGCGGAACCCACATCGAGAACCCCGGGTTCTCCGCGCTGGACAGCAACGGACAGCGCTTCGGTTTTGACGTAGACTTCTGTCGCGCAGTAGGCGCTGCAGTGAACACGCCGGAAATCAAATATACCCCGCTCACCTCCAAGGAGCGTCTGCCCGCGCTGCAGTCCGGCGAGATCGACCTGCTTTCCCGCACCACCACCTACACCATGAGCCGCGATGCCAACCTCGGCCTCGATTTCACCAACATCACCCTCTATGACGGACAGGGCATGATGGTCCGCAAGTCCTCCGGCATCAAGAGCGCCAAGGAACTGGACGGCGCCACCATCTGCCTGCAGACCGGCTCCACCACCGAACTGAACATTTCCGACTACTTCCGCAAGAATGGCATGTCCTTCACCCCCGTGGTGTTCGACAAGCAGCCCGACGTTCGCGCTGCCTATGATGCAGGCCGCTGCGACGTACACACCACCGACGTTTCCGGCCTTGCCGCACAGCGCTCGCTCATGCAGAACCCTGATGACCATGTCATTCTGCCCGAACTCATCTCCAAGGAACCCCTTGGCCCCGTTGTGCGCCACGGCGACAATCAGTGGGCAGACGTTGTCCGCTGGACCGTGTGGCTGACCATGGCTGCCGAAGAATTCGGCATCACCGCCGACAACGTGGAAAAGATATACGCAGAGAGCACCGACCCCGAAGTGCAGCGTATGCTCGGCAAGACCGGCACACTGTGGCAGGACCTCGGCCTTGATCAGGGCGCTCCCGTCCGCGTGCTGAAGACCGTGGGCAACTACGGCCAGATCTTCGACCGCAACCTCGGCGCCAACACTCCTCTGCGCCTTGAACGCGGCCCCAACGAACAGTGGAACAAGGGCGGCCTGATCTACGTTCCTCCTTTCCGCTAG
- a CDS encoding UTRA domain-containing protein, with protein sequence MAVFRYYQIVREHVLQLIQSGALAPGSQLPSERTLCNELDLNRNTVRHALQLLQREGRIFRLERRGWYVSTRRLVYNPARHVNFARLAATQGFEARWTTTDNGVVEITPDMPEDGGFVQGAMVYEMENEFYLDNQKVAYVVSHLHAGRLKDIVPKTVSRALTQVVQEEYGISLLQRRLLIRPVLLHKQVTDMLGLSHGTPGLYVRRVKTDEDGAVLSLEQEYWRYDAIELRVDAE encoded by the coding sequence ATGGCGGTATTCCGGTATTATCAGATAGTCAGGGAACACGTGTTGCAACTCATCCAGTCCGGTGCGCTGGCTCCGGGCAGCCAGCTGCCTTCGGAGCGTACCCTGTGCAATGAGCTGGATCTCAACCGCAATACCGTGCGCCATGCCCTGCAGCTGCTCCAGCGGGAAGGCCGGATTTTCAGGCTCGAACGCAGGGGGTGGTATGTGAGCACCAGAAGGCTGGTGTACAACCCCGCGCGGCACGTGAACTTTGCCCGGCTGGCGGCGACACAGGGATTTGAGGCCCGCTGGACCACAACGGACAACGGAGTGGTCGAAATCACGCCCGACATGCCGGAAGACGGCGGCTTTGTGCAGGGAGCCATGGTCTATGAGATGGAAAACGAGTTCTATCTCGACAACCAGAAGGTAGCCTATGTTGTCTCTCACCTGCATGCGGGACGACTGAAGGACATTGTTCCCAAGACCGTTTCGCGCGCACTCACGCAGGTGGTGCAGGAAGAATACGGCATCTCCCTTCTGCAGCGCCGCCTGCTCATCCGTCCCGTGCTGCTGCACAAGCAGGTGACGGACATGCTCGGCCTTTCCCACGGCACGCCCGGGTTGTATGTGCGCCGTGTGAAGACGGATGAGGATGGAGCCGTGCTGTCGTTAGAGCAGGAATACTGGCGTTACGACGCCATTGAGCTGCGCGTGGATGCGGAATAG